In the genome of Ictalurus furcatus strain D&B chromosome 13, Billie_1.0, whole genome shotgun sequence, one region contains:
- the LOC128616871 gene encoding dual specificity protein phosphatase 13-like → MAAERNKRKEYLSVKDLEKVLDSCTLDLHQIDEVWPNLYISNVRIAQNRTELQRLGITHILNAAHSKRGSIGDQRFYGTSFVYCGIPADDSSHFDLDVYFRPAADFIHKGLKAVDGKVLVHCIMGMSRSSSLVLAYLMLYKHMSLRSAIQRLVQKRAIYPNRNFLALLLDLDLQLKMKRKTCILL, encoded by the exons atggCAGCTGAAAGAAACAAGAGGAAGGAGTATCTGTCAGTAAAGGACCTGGAGAAAGTTTTGGACTCCTGCACTCTGGATCTGCACCAAATAGACGAAGTCTGGCCAAATCTGTACATCAGTAACGT GAGAATTGCTCAGAACAGGACGGAGCTACAGCGGCTCGGCATCACACACATCCTGAATGCCGCACACTCCAAACGCGGCAGCATCGGGGACCAACGGTTCTACGGGACGAGCTTTGTTTACTGCGGGATCCCAGCGGACGACTCGTCTCATTTCGACCTGGACGTTTACTTCAGACCTGCTGCAGATTTCATACACAAAGGCCTGAAAGCTGTGGATG GGAAGGTGCTGGTgcattgcattatgggtatgAGTCGATCGTCCTCGTTGGTTTTGGCGTACCTGATGCTGTATAAGCACATGTCTCTGCGCTCGGCCATCCAACGCCTCGTCCAGAAACGAGCCATCTACCCCAACAGGAACTTCCTGGCTCTGCTGCTTGACCTCGACCTGCAGCTGAAAATGAAACGCAAAACCTGCATCctgctgtaa
- the LOC128616869 gene encoding dual specificity protein phosphatase 13-like isoform X1 yields MDTQCETPSVKELERILYGGKRSGNHVDEVWPNLFLGDMSIANDRYSLWKLGISHVLNAAHGKAHCHGSHGFYGSSVEYYGVPADDSPSFNLSHYFQPCADYIHQVLNSPGARLLVHCAVGVSRSASLVLAYLMIHHQLPLLDAINTVKQRRWIFPNRGFLRQLRALDITLSSVQHTESNHDRKSLHFCTVSH; encoded by the exons atggaCACACAGTGTGAAACCCCCTCAGTGAAGGAACTGGAAAGGATTCTGTATGGAGGGAAACGGAGTGGAAATCATGTGGACGAGGTCTGGCCCAACCTGTTCCTGGGAGATAT GTCGATAGCTAACGATCGCTACAGCCTGTGGAAGCTCGGGATCTCACACGTGCTGAACGCCGCTCACGGGAAAGCGCACTGCCACGGCAGCCACGGGTTTTATGGCTCGTCTGTGGAGTATTACGGCGTTCCTGCAGACGATTCTCCGTCCTTTAATCTCTCTCATTACTTCCAGCCATGTGCAGACTACATCCATCAGGTGCTCAACTCTCCTGGAG caCGGTTGCTGGTGCATTGTGCAGTAGGCGTGAGTCGCTCCGCTTCGTTGGTTCTCGCCTATCTGATGATCCACCACCAGCTCCCCCTGCTGGACGCCATCAACACGGTGAAACAGCGCAGATGGATTTTCCCAAACCGCGGATTTCTCCGGCAGCTTCGAGCTCTCGATATCACACTGAGTAGTGTACAGCACACAGAGTCGAACCACGATAggaagagtttacacttctgTACTGTTTCTCattaa
- the LOC128616869 gene encoding dual specificity protein phosphatase 13-like isoform X2, which produces MDTQCETPSVKELERILYGGKRSGNHVDEVWPNLFLGDMSIANDRYSLWKLGISHVLNAAHGKAHCHGSHGFYGSSVEYYGVPADDSPSFNLSHYFQPCADYIHQVLNSPGVGVSRSASLVLAYLMIHHQLPLLDAINTVKQRRWIFPNRGFLRQLRALDITLSSVQHTESNHDRKSLHFCTVSH; this is translated from the exons atggaCACACAGTGTGAAACCCCCTCAGTGAAGGAACTGGAAAGGATTCTGTATGGAGGGAAACGGAGTGGAAATCATGTGGACGAGGTCTGGCCCAACCTGTTCCTGGGAGATAT GTCGATAGCTAACGATCGCTACAGCCTGTGGAAGCTCGGGATCTCACACGTGCTGAACGCCGCTCACGGGAAAGCGCACTGCCACGGCAGCCACGGGTTTTATGGCTCGTCTGTGGAGTATTACGGCGTTCCTGCAGACGATTCTCCGTCCTTTAATCTCTCTCATTACTTCCAGCCATGTGCAGACTACATCCATCAGGTGCTCAACTCTCCTGGAG TAGGCGTGAGTCGCTCCGCTTCGTTGGTTCTCGCCTATCTGATGATCCACCACCAGCTCCCCCTGCTGGACGCCATCAACACGGTGAAACAGCGCAGATGGATTTTCCCAAACCGCGGATTTCTCCGGCAGCTTCGAGCTCTCGATATCACACTGAGTAGTGTACAGCACACAGAGTCGAACCACGATAggaagagtttacacttctgTACTGTTTCTCattaa